TCTAAATTCATAATGCTCTAAATAGCGTAAACCACCATGAATCAGCTTGCTACTGGCTGATGAAGTAGCGGAAGCAAAATCCTGTTGTTCGCAAATAAGCACTTTTAAACCACGTCCTGCTGCATCGGCAGCAATGCCGGCACCGTTGATACCGCCACCAATTATAATCAGATCTATAGGGTTTGTTGGGCTATTGCCGACTAATGCATCCATAAAGCACATGTTTCCTTTTAATAAAAACCTTGCATGTAAGATTTCGAACATTATTTTCGAAAAAGAACATTACCTGAGTTTAACGTGTGACCATTAGTAAATACAAGCTGAAAGGTTGGGTTAGAAAAAATACTACGAGAAGTCGATAAAAAGTGTATTAAGTCTTTTTATGAGGTGTATAAGTCAACATTCGATTAATTCGACGTTATAGTCATTTAACTGTTGTTTTAGCTTAGAGAAGGGACAGTGGTCAGTAAATACCTTACTGATTTGGGTGATATGGCCTAAACGAACTACGGCGTTACGACCAAACTTTGAATGGTCTGCTGCTAAATAAACGGCGCGAGAGTTATTAATAATAGCTTGTGAAACCTTTACTTCCTGGTAGTCAAAATCAAGCAATGCCCCATCGGCGTCAATACCACTAATGCCGATGATACCGAAATCCACCTTAAACTGTTGGATAAAATCCACTGTGGCTTGCCCTACAATACCTCCATCAGGTTGTCTGAGCTGACCTCCGGCTAATATGACTTCAAAGTCAGTTTTATTGCAAAACAAACTGGCCACGTGAATGTTATTAGTGATAATTTTTAGCCCTTGATGCTTTAACAGGGCTTTGGCAATGGTTTCGGTAGTCGTGCCAATGTTAATAAAAAGCGATGCATGATTGGGAATATAAGTAACTAGTTGTTTGGCTATTCGCTTTTTTTCGTTTAACTGCATAATTTGGCGGGTATGATAAGCCGTATTTTGCGTACTGGTTTGTGACACAGCACCGCCATGATAACGAATAATTTTACCGGTATTTGCCAGGTTATTCAGATCGCGTCGAATGGTTTGGGGAGTAACACTAAAATGATGGGCTAAGTCATCAATGCTGGCATAACCATGTTGAATAACCCAATTTACAATTTCTTGATGTCGGTGTTGTTGTGTCATAGTGTATCTCTGTAACCACCATTTTTGAGTGGTGGAAGAATACTCTTTTATTTAAGATAAAGTCATCATTAAATTGATTGGTACTTGCTGGTAAGGAATAAAAAAAGGAGTAAGCATGTCAACCTATATTTTGGCTATTGATCAAGGTACCACCAGCTCTCGGGCAATTATTTTTAACGAAAAAGGCCTACCACTATGGCAAGCGCAGCAGGAGTTTAAACAATATTATCCCGATGACGGTTGGGTTGAGCATGATCCTGAGGAAATTTGGATAACTACTTTACAGGTTTGTCAGCAAGTGATGCAAAAAGGCAAACTGCGGGCAGCGGATATAGCGGCAATCGGTATTACTAATCAGCGTGAAACAACGGTCGTGTGGGACCGGGAGACAGGTAAGCCTATTTATAATGCAATTGTCTGGCAAGACAGGCGCACTGCGGATTATTGCGAAAAATTAACCCGAGCCGGTAAGGAAACGGTTATTAATCAAAAAACGGGTCTATTAATAGACCCTTATTTCTCAGCATCGAAAGTAAACTGGTTGTTAGAAAATGTACCTGATGCAAGAGAAAATGCTGAATCGGGAAAATTATTATTTGGCACCATTGATACTTTTTTACTATGGCGATTAACTGGTGGTAAAAGCCATAAGACTGATGCTACTAATGCTTCTCGAACTCAGTTGTTTAATATTCATACGCAGCAGTGGGATGAAGAGTTATTAAAACTTCACCATGTTCCCGTTGCCCTAATGCCGGAAGTAATGGATTGCAGTGCTGATTTTGGTGTAACAGAACGCACCTTGTTTGGAGGAGAAATTCCTATTTATTCGATGGCAGGTGATCAGCAGGCTGCACTGGTGGGGCAGGCTTGTTTTAAGCCAGGAATGGTAAAAAGCACCTATGGAACAGGTTGCTTTGTCATTATGAATACTGGTGAACAGGCGATACAGTCTGAAAATCGATTGTTAACTACTATCGGCTATCGGCTTAATGGCAAAGTGAGCTACGCTATTGAGGGCAGTATTTTTATTGCAGGTGCAGCGATGCAATGGCTGCGAGATGGGTTAAGGCTAATTCCTCACGCCAATGTTACAGAAGCATTGGCTCAAGTAGCGAAAAAAAGTCATGGGGTGTATATGGTACCGGCTTTTACTGGGTTAGGTGCTCCCTATTGGGACCCTCATGCCAGAGGGGCCATTATGGGTTTAACGCGAGATACCGGTATCGCAGAAATAGTCTCTGCAGGTTTGCAGTCTGTTTGCTATCAAACTAAAGACCTGATGAATGCGATGGCCGCGGATGGCGTTGTTCCTACAACCTTAAGAGTGGATGGGGGAATGGTGGTAAACAACTGGATGGTTCAGTTTTTAGCCGACATTTTAGGGGTGACAGTCGAGCGGCCACAGGTTACTGAAACGACAGCACTTGGTGTAGCTTACCTAGCTGGACTCTATAAAGGGATATATCAGTCAGTGGATGACATTGCTAACTATTGGCATTCTGACCAGAGGTTTGAAGTGAGTATGGAGCAAGTGCAACGAGAGAAACTCTATCAGGGCTGGCAAGAAGCTGTGCAACGGGTAAAAAGTAACAAAGGATAAAGAGCTAGCTTGCCCGAACAAAAACGTTAGTTTCGGGCAAGATGAATTTCTACTACTTGTGGATTTAGTCGTTGCAAGCTTGTAGTGAATGTTTTTACAAACTGCAAAGCCTCATGCTGAGTTGTAAATTTTTTGGCTTTGTCACGGTTGCCATAACTGCCGTTATTGACGGCATAACAGTCGGACCACCCTTTACAGTTCAGTTTAACTGCCCACTTGGGTAGGGGCTGAGTTGCTTTGGGGCCTGCAATAGCGCCGGAAAAGCACAGTAATAATAAGGGTATTAGGCTCCATTTCATAATCTTACCTTGTTTCATGAAGTCTACTCAGTTGATCATAGGCTTAATTATAAACCATCATCCCGAAATAGTATTTTAAATTGGTTGTATAGGTGATGGTTTAGTCAGCTTTGGTTGTTTTGCGTTCAGTTTAGATGCTTTGTGTTTGGCTAGTAAATAGACAGTTCAATTGTATCAGTTCCTCTTTGATGATTCACCTTGTTGTTTTAATTATATCCAGGTCTGTTTATGTTGGGACAGTGAAGTCTTTGACCTAATCGTGCGTTTGAAAATAAGAAATAATCAAGCAACTTAAGGTGATAAGATGATGCAACAGTTATATAGTTCATTAACCAAACTTGGCAAAGTCAAACTGATAAATTCTCAGGTTTTAGACATAAAGTTAAATGTAAGTAAAATCCAACTAAGAGAAAGTTTTTTATTGATGCACAATGCATTAAACATATAATCCGCTTTGTTGGTGGTTGGCAGTATTTAGAGTGTAATTTTCATGATGAACTGATCCTCGATAATAATCAGTAGCTAATAAAAAATAACAACAATAAATATTAGGAAAAAATTATAAAATAAGGCGACTTTAGTCGTGCACTTTTGAAGAAGATTCAATAAAAAATGAGTACGACTATGATATAATTAGTCATCCCTCTCATACCGAGACTAAAAAGTTCCAATGGTTAGCAAAAGTTAAAAAGATTAAAAAAGGTATCTGTTTACTGATCAAGAGATAGCGATTAATGCATAACGGTGCTAATATTTTTCCACATTTTCTTGGTATCTAGAGTTAACACACTATTATGCTAAAAAAGCTTGCAGAAAATCTATGGACAGTAGAAAGCGATATGCGTTTTTTAGGAGCTGATATTGCTCTTCGAATGACAGTGGTTCGACTATCGAATAATACGTTAGTGTTAATTAGTCCGGTGGCCATAGAAGAAGCAATGGTTGATGCGTGAAATCAATTAGGTCATGTGACGTATATTGTAGCACCTAACTTAATGCATCACCTTTATGCTGAGGAGGCAAAGCAACATTTTCCTGATGCTAGTTTATTGGTGGCTCCTGGGTTACCAGCGAAGCGTAGGGACCTGGCATTTGACTATGTATTTGATAATCAGTCTTTTCAACCATGGCAGAGTGAACTTAGTCACTTTGTCTTTACTGCTTTGCCAATATTAAATGAGGTGGTATTTTTTCATCCGGCAAGTAATAGTCTAATTGTGACTGACCTGGTGTGTAATATTCAAAAAGTCGATAGATCTCTTTTCAGTCTTTATTTACGTTTGTCCGGGGTGTTAGGAAAATTGGCCATGAGCAGAATGTTTCGCTTGTTAATGCGTAATAAAACCCATGCCAGGGAGCAATTACGTCAAATATTACACTGGAACTTTGAGCGCATCGTAATGGCACATGGTGATGTGATTGAACAGGCTGGGCAGAATAAACTGAAGGAAGCAGTTAGCTGGTTAAATATATGAATATATTTTAAATAGCTGATCTCTCGATCAAGAAATAGGAGAAACTATTACCTTATTTTGTACATGAACCACTAGTAATATTTTTATAATAAAAGGGCTGCAATCTGGAAAGATGGCAGCCATATAAGGGGAAAAGGATAAGGAGAGTTAATTAAAGTACAGTTACATTATCAGCTTGAGGGCCTTTTTGCCCTTGCTTAATATTGAACTGAACTTTTTGGCCCTCAATTAGGGTTCGATGGCCAGTACCGCTAATCGCACTGTAATGAACAAATACATCCGAGCCATTGTCTTGCTCAATAAACCCGAACCCTTTAGTCTCGTTAAACCATTTTACATGACCAAAATTAGTGGACATTTAATTACTCCAGAAGCTTTACCAGTTCAAACTTGTTGGTGGCTGCTTTGGCTATTAAAACCAATGATGAGATAGCTCAAAGTTGAGCCAATGCTGAGAATTGCAGATGTTACTTATGTAGAACGAGACGAGGTACAACAGTGGGCCTTCGAGCTGTTTTGCATAAATAGTACTGTTTTCATTTTCAGCGTAACCAGTATAGGCAATGGTTGAAAAAAGGTAAATGTAAGTCCTACTCATTAGCTATCATTAATATTGGAAACTACCTTTAATTTTTTTGATATTAATTTTACAGTGACTGACACAAAAATAAAATCCACTCTTTAAACAGACTGACTTTTTGTGGAACTTGCTGCATTTTGCGGGTTATAAGGTAGTAGCTGTATTGGCTGGTACAAGGAGATGAAATAGGAGATATGAATAACTGTTTTTTCAGTTCCTGTTCAACTAGAAAACGAGGGACTAATGCAATGCCAAGTTTTTCTTGCGCTGCTTGTATCAACATAAAATAGTGTTCAAAGCCCAGTCGCTTTTCTTTTGGCTCGTCACAATTATGCTGTTGGAACCAATTACGCCACATGTGTTTTCTAGAAGTATGTTCGAGTAACGTATAGTGCTGGAAGTCTTTTGCTGTATTGATTGGGTAGTCTTTTTGTAATAAGTCAGGACTACAAATAGGAATTAATGTTTCATTCATTAGCCAAGTTGCATTAACTTTAGGCCAATAGTTGTCTTTGCTGCTACGAATGACAATATCGACATTTTCTTCAAACAAAGCATCGGTATTGTCACTGGTAATGATATTTAACTGTAGGTGAGGGTGTTGCTGTTTGAATTGATTGATTTTGGGAATCAGCCAATGGGAACTCAGTGAAGGTAGCATACTGACAGTGAGAATTTCATTCGGCCGAAATTGTTGGATTAAACTTTGAGTGGCTTCATCCAACAAGTCCATGGCTTCTATAATAGAACCCAAGTACTGTTTGCCCGCTGTGGTGAGTTGTAAGGTTTGGCCTTTCCGTTCAAACAAAGAAAACCCTAAAAACTCCTCTAACTGCTTGACCTGCCGACTAATAGCACCTTGAGTGACAAATAGTTCGTGGGCTGCAAGAGTAAAGCTTTGATGGCGACCAGCGGCTTCAAAGGCTTTCAATGCGTTAAGAGAAGGAAGGAAACGGGGCATAGGACTTTAATACCACAACAACAGCTTTAAACGTAAGTATGAGTTTTTCTCATGATGCTGTTCATTTTAATCGTTTGTCTGAGCCTTGGCAATCACGTCTAATTAACCCTGGATATGTTTACCCATTTTGGGAGGTAATCTAGCAGTTTAGATTACCCTTTTCTTTTTAACCTTTTAGTCAGGGATACTCATAGGAGTGGCCGTGGTTGACTTCCTTTTCTTACTCGAAAAAGTAAGCTTTTTATTTTTCTTGGTATTATTGGGCTTTATTATTGGCCGTTGTTTTACTATTGAGCTGAAAACAATTTCAACACTATTACTTTATGTGTTGTCACCTATAGTTATTTTTAGTGGCACAGCGAAAGCAGATTTAACCCCAGCCTACTTGGCTGTGCCAATCATCTTCTTTGTGATTTGTATAGTATTTGGTTTGCTTGGCTTGCGAGTAGGGCAGCGTTGTTGGAAAGACAATACTCAACACCTGTTTGCTTTATCCTGCAGTACTGCAAATACAGGTTATTTCGGTTTACCTGTTGCCATGGCTGTTTTAGATGATAATGGTGTCGCTCTGGTAATTTTCTCAATGCTGGGGATTACCTTTTACGAATATACGGTTGGCTTTTACATTGCAGCAAGAGGTCGTTTTTCGGTAAAGAAAAGCTTGCTGAAGTTAGCTAAAATTCCTTTTATTTATGCATTTAGCGCAGGGCTAATACTTAATTTAACTGAATTATCTTTGCCTGGTAGTATTATGGGACAGCTGGCTGTGTTTAAAGGGGCTTACACAGTGCTGGGGATGATGCTAATAGGTTTTTCATTAGCTAATGTAGGGCGTCAGCATATTGATTGGCGGTTAATTTTATTCACTACATTTAGCAAGTATATTTGCTGGCCACTTATCATAACGATATTAATACTTGTAGACCAGCAGTACACCCAGTGGCTTGACCAGCAAATTATTTTTGTCATGTTATTAGTGGCTGTGGTGCCTTTGGCTGCTAATACCATTGCATTAGCAATTGAATTGAATGTACAGCCACAAAAAGCATCAATTGCTGTGCTCACCAGCACAGCTCTGGGAATTATTATGATCCCTTTGTATCTGGCAATATTACCGGGATATTTGATGAATAACTAAAAGGGTACTTTGTCCCCTTTTAGTTTTTTAGGCTATTAGTACATAAACTGTTGCCAAGATAATATGTAATACAGCAAATGGTAGCGCTTTTTTGACGAAACCGGCAAAAGATAAAGAAAGCTCGTACTTATGCATAATTGTCACTGCCACCAATGTAGATGCGCTGCCAATAGGGGTTAAGTTACCACCCAGGTTGGCACCAAATACCACTGACCACCAAAGGGACGAGTCACTGGCTGTACTCGCTGTATCTAAAATTTTGGCTAACATTGCGGCTAAAGGAATATTATCAGTAACAGAGCTAAAAATAGCTGAGAGTATTAATAGAATACTGGTACCAACGGCTGTTTCTTCTGTGCCAATGAGTGCTGTAATGCCTTTCCCGATTAAATCCAACACCTGTGCATGTTCCATTACATTAATGACTACAAATAAAGCACAGAAGAACGTAATTAAGTCCCAGTCGACAGCTTTATAAAACTGATCAACTTCTGATTTGTAACGAATCATCATTACCGTAGCAAAACCAAGTGCGACGAACCCCATTCCTAAATCTTTCACTAATGGCAATATGGATGTTGTGGCAATGGTTAAGATAAACATAATTAACATAACCCCTGCAAACTGAAAAAATCGCTTGCTTTCAATACCATCACGTTCATCAAAGCTAGCCACAAGCTCTTTGGCTTGACTTTTTTCCTCTTCAGAGGCCAAAGACTGAATAGCGAATAATTTGGAACCCATCCATAATGTGATGACAGTTGCAACCAACACATAAGGACTGGCTTTCAAGAAAAAAGCAACAAAGCTGATACCAGCAGTATTTCCCACAATGATGTTTGGTACTGAGCTAATTAGGGTTAATAAACCACCAATGTTAGTGAGAAGGCCTTGGATTAATAAGAACCCAAGCAGTTTTTCTGAGCGATTTAATTTATTCAGTGATACGGCGGTTAATGAACCAACAATAATCATTGCCGTCACATTGTTCAGCACAGCAGAAAAAATAACTGTCATCATCCCGTAATACCACAGCAATTTTAGCGGATCACCTGCGGATGCTTTAGTAAGTTTGATTGCAACCCAAGTAAATAGTCCCGATCGGGAGGTCACATCAACAAAAATACTGGACCCTAAAATAATGGCGATCACCCCCCAGTCAACAGCAGGAATAAATACCGGCATGTTAATCTCATGGCCATTCGGTAAGGCAATACTTCCAAAGGGTAACAGCTCAAAAAAAGCACCTAATAGCAGACTGATTGCAGCAAATACAGCCACAATCAGTGACTTTTTTGCATGAATTTTTTCTTCAAGGGCCAAGCTAACAATCATTAGCACCAAAATAATCACAAATGTAATGGTGACCCCAGTACTGACACTGTGAACACTATGGGTGGCAAGCTCAGAGGCCACTTGTTGGGTATTGCTCATTTGCTATTTTCCTAAAAATCTTGTTCTTAAAATCTCATCAAAATAACACAGGCTAAAATGAGAAAAAGGCAGATCTATAGCATTAATAATGGAATATGTCGTAGCTCAATGGCCAATGGATAGGCTAGACCATGCATTGCCAGTTGGTCTTCATCTTTGGTATTCATTACTAGCAAATCCAGTTCATATTCTTCAATTAAACTTTTATAGTCTTTAATATGGTGACCAAACTTCACATGCTCGATCACATTAAGATTAATATTAGCTTCAGCTAACGCGGGTGGGCATGAGCTAATAAAATCGTGAGGCTCCTTTAGTAATTGTCTTGCCAGCTTTTCTTCTGCATCGTCAGTATTTATAGTGGCAATTTTACTGATTGCTTTAATAATCCGCTTAAAATAGACCTCATCTTCAATATGACTCAAGTGTAGGCTACCCCCCGGTGCTGTAAACGCAACAGCATTATGGACTAAATCGTGGTCAAGGGTGAGGTGGTCAGTTACTACCATAACGGAAGTGCTTTTTGTTAAAGCGTGCTCACTGGCATAACTGGCTTTAGGGTGTGGAATAACTAATACTGGTATTGCCGTACGTTGTAGTAATACATCTAGATGCTCCCCTAAACTATGGGGAAATTGCCAGGCATTACTGTATAAATTTCGATAACTACAAATCAGGTCAGGTTTAATTGCTTCAGCTTCTTGCAAAAGTGCTTCTGTAGTTTTTGGTGTTTCACCAATACTTAAATGCCATTGGATGCTATTAGTACTCAGCTGTGGTGAAAACTGCTGCAGTTGTTGTTTAATTTTTGCACTATTCTCTTCAGTTTGATCAGTAATCAATAAAACAGATTCAATTTTCACTGGTTTATAATGATAGACATCTTTTACTGCTGATCTGAATACACTTTCAAACTGGTCAACTGATGACATAATGGGTCCTTAACTTTATTCAATAAAAGTATCATGTTGATTAAACTTGAGTTTCATTTCAAACTAACGGGTCTTGCAAAACTTAGGTGGGTAATACCATTTGTGTAGTATAACAAGGAATACAATGAAGCAGCGGTGTAATGGTAGCATAAAGTGGATAGTCAGCTTAGCTATACTCCTGATTTCAAATAATGTTGTATCAACACCAGTGGAGAATACTGTCAATATGTCAAAATCCCCTCCCATTGCCAAGCAGCACCCAAAAGCCTTGAAAGCACATGGTGAAGAGAGAGTAGATCCTTACTATTGGCTGAGGGATGATGAACGTAAGGCTCAGCCGGTGTTGGATTATCTGTTAGCAGAAAATAGCTATACACAGCAAAACTTAAAGCCGATAGCGCCGTTGCAGGAGCAGCTTTATCAGGAAATGGTTGGTCGGCTGCAAAAAGACGACAGAAGCGTTCCTTATCAACGGGGAAACTATTGGTATTACAACCGCTTTGAAGGGAATGATGAATATGAAAAATTATGCCGGCGCAAAGGAAACTTAACAGCGACTGAATCAGTCCTTTTAGACTTGAACGAGCGAGCAAAGCCACACAAATATTACCAGCTAGGGGAGGCGGAGGTTAGTTTTAATCAGCAGCTGTTGGCCTTTTCTGAAGATACCAATGGACGTCGGCAATACAGTATTCGTATAAAAGATTTAACAACAGGTAAACTACTTGGTGATAAGTTAAACAATACGTCAGGTGATATTGCCTGGGCCAGTGATAATAAAACTCTGTATTATACCCGCAAACATCCAAAAACCTTATTACCTTATCAGGTATATAGGCATGAGCTGGGTACCGAGCAAAAGCAAGATCAGCTAGTGTATGAAGAAGCCGATAACCAGTTTTTTACTTCATTATATACGACAAAATCCTATCAATATGTGGTAATTGAGTTAACCAGCACACGCACCAGTGATATTAAGTTAATTGATGCCTATAATCCTTTGGCCAAACCTGTTTCATTTGTTAGTAGGGAGCCAGGTCATGAATATGAATTAGTAGATGTTGCTGACCGATTTTATATTCGAACCAACTGGCAGGCAGAAAACTTTCGGTTAATGACGGTAGATAAGCGTCATATTGGCGATAAGCAAGCTTGGCAAGAAGTGATTCCTCATCGGGCTGATACCTTTCTAGAAGACCTAGAAGCATTTAAAGATTATTTGGTGGTTGCCGAACGGACCAACGGTTTGTTACAGCTGAGAATACGTCAGTTGAATAATAATAAAGATCATTATTTAGACTTTGGCGAGCCCGCTTATACGGCATATATTGGCCATAATGAAGAGCTGGATACGGAAATCCTCCGCTTTGGTTATTCTTCATTGACTACGCCAGACTCAGTATTTGACTACAATATGCGAACGCGTCAAAAAATACTACTGAAGCAGGATAAAGTGATCGGTACTTTCAAACCAGAACTTTATCAATCTGAACGGCTGATGGTAGCTGTTAGAGACGGAGTGAAGGTACCAGTCTCGCTAGTTTATCGTAAAGGATTTCGTCGTAATGCTGGTCACCCTTTGTTGATTTATGGCTATGGTGCTTATGGTAGCTCGTTAGACCCTTTTTTTAGTTCAGCACGATTAAGCCTCTTGGACAGAGGAGTCGTTTATGTGTTGGCTCATGTTCGAGGTGGTGAGGATTTAGGTCGGCAATGGTATGAGTCAGGTAAACTTGATCATAAATTGAATAGTTTTAACGACTTTATTGATGTGACACGCTATTTAGTGTCAGAAGGGTACGGTGCAGCCGATAATGTATTTGCGATGGGGGGAAGTGCAGGTGGTTTGTTAGTGGGGGCGGTGGCTAATATGGCACCTGAATTATATCGAGGAATTGTCGCTGAGGTCCCGTTTGTTGATGTTTTGACTACTATGTTTGACGAATCAATTCCACTTACCACCAATGAATATGAAGAGTGGGGAAACCCAAATGATCGCAGCGCTTATGATTATATAAAGTCCTACTCTCCTTACGATAATATTACCCGTCAGGCGTATCCTAATATGTTAGTGACAGCTGGACTACATGATTCACAAGTGCAATATTGGGAGCCTGCCAAGTGGATCGCCAAACTACGACACTACGATACCAGTGATAATCAAATCCTGTTGTATACTGAGATGGAAGCAGGGCACAGTGGGGTATCCGGTCGCTATCAGGCTTATCGTGAATTAGCAATGGAATATGCATTTGTTTTGCATCATGCGGGTGTTGGAGATTAATTTGTCGATTTTTACGCCTGTGAACTTTCAAGCTTCTGCTACAAAAATGAGGTGACGGATGCGTAACTTGTTATTACGAAATTCTACTTATTACTTTAGAAAGGTTCTTCCTGAAGACTTAAGGCATACCTTTGATAAGCGTGAGGTTTTCATCTCTTTGCAAACCAAGTCAAAGCGGTATGTTCTGCTCAACTAAAACAGGACACTTTTCTAAAGGAATTTTCATATTCGACTGGTGACATATCATTATTAGCAGTTTGCAGCCTGTCTACGTTGTAATATCGCATATAAGCAGTGACATCATTTTTAATACACTTACACGTCAGTTGTAGTATTTTCAACAGCCAATTGTGTTTGAGGCTACCAAAGAACCATTCAACAACCGAATTGTCCCTGCACGCGCCTATATCACCCATGCTAGAGAGCAGCATTTCTAGTGGATGAAGCTTTAAAAGTGCCTGTTAAGGTAATTTCAATATTACCCGCACCGCCAACATGAGAAAGTAGGGTGGCAAATAAATTCACATTTGTTCCGCTACCCAATGAAACACATTTAAGTGAAACTAACATCCAAACGCCATTAACATTGACAAAAATATCCGTTTCTTTCCAGTGGCCATTTACATTGACATAAGTGGTATCAAGCGATTACCAGCGATTATTAATATTTAAAAAAGTTTCTGACATAGGTGATAAAGAGTACCATCTAAAATGTCACTCTTATTTATTATTTAAATTGTTTAGTGTTAATAGGCTAGAATTATATTTGTTAGAAATTCAGAAGTATCTGGTGATAGGTCATCAAATTCTAAGCCTGCTTGATATACTTGCTTGCTGTCTTGAAAGTCGTACTGAGACTCTGTTTGTTGCATGCTTATTTTAGCTACATGGATAACTCTAGCATTTATTTTTATTGGTAGTTCTTTATTTTTTATATCATCAAAAGCAAAAATTACTAGTTGAATAGTCGAGTCTTGCTCCAATTCCGCTTGTGTATGTATAAGGACTCCTCCAGTTGACACATTAACTGTATTAAAACTGTAATGTTTTATGTCTTTTTCTATCTTAGAT
This genomic interval from Spartinivicinus ruber contains the following:
- a CDS encoding DeoR/GlpR family transcriptional regulator, with amino-acid sequence MTQQHRHQEIVNWVIQHGYASIDDLAHHFSVTPQTIRRDLNNLANTGKIIRYHGGAVSQTSTQNTAYHTRQIMQLNEKKRIAKQLVTYIPNHASLFINIGTTTETIAKALLKHQGLKIITNNIHVASLFCNKTDFEVILAGGQLRQPDGGIVGQATVDFIQQFKVDFGIIGISGIDADGALLDFDYQEVKVSQAIINNSRAVYLAADHSKFGRNAVVRLGHITQISKVFTDHCPFSKLKQQLNDYNVELIEC
- the glpK gene encoding glycerol kinase GlpK, whose product is MSTYILAIDQGTTSSRAIIFNEKGLPLWQAQQEFKQYYPDDGWVEHDPEEIWITTLQVCQQVMQKGKLRAADIAAIGITNQRETTVVWDRETGKPIYNAIVWQDRRTADYCEKLTRAGKETVINQKTGLLIDPYFSASKVNWLLENVPDARENAESGKLLFGTIDTFLLWRLTGGKSHKTDATNASRTQLFNIHTQQWDEELLKLHHVPVALMPEVMDCSADFGVTERTLFGGEIPIYSMAGDQQAALVGQACFKPGMVKSTYGTGCFVIMNTGEQAIQSENRLLTTIGYRLNGKVSYAIEGSIFIAGAAMQWLRDGLRLIPHANVTEALAQVAKKSHGVYMVPAFTGLGAPYWDPHARGAIMGLTRDTGIAEIVSAGLQSVCYQTKDLMNAMAADGVVPTTLRVDGGMVVNNWMVQFLADILGVTVERPQVTETTALGVAYLAGLYKGIYQSVDDIANYWHSDQRFEVSMEQVQREKLYQGWQEAVQRVKSNKG
- a CDS encoding DUF4336 domain-containing protein — protein: MTYIVAPNLMHHLYAEEAKQHFPDASLLVAPGLPAKRRDLAFDYVFDNQSFQPWQSELSHFVFTALPILNEVVFFHPASNSLIVTDLVCNIQKVDRSLFSLYLRLSGVLGKLAMSRMFRLLMRNKTHAREQLRQILHWNFERIVMAHGDVIEQAGQNKLKEAVSWLNI
- a CDS encoding cold-shock protein translates to MSTNFGHVKWFNETKGFGFIEQDNGSDVFVHYSAISGTGHRTLIEGQKVQFNIKQGQKGPQADNVTVL
- the gcvA gene encoding transcriptional regulator GcvA is translated as MPRFLPSLNALKAFEAAGRHQSFTLAAHELFVTQGAISRQVKQLEEFLGFSLFERKGQTLQLTTAGKQYLGSIIEAMDLLDEATQSLIQQFRPNEILTVSMLPSLSSHWLIPKINQFKQQHPHLQLNIITSDNTDALFEENVDIVIRSSKDNYWPKVNATWLMNETLIPICSPDLLQKDYPINTAKDFQHYTLLEHTSRKHMWRNWFQQHNCDEPKEKRLGFEHYFMLIQAAQEKLGIALVPRFLVEQELKKQLFISPISSPCTSQYSYYLITRKMQQVPQKVSLFKEWILFLCQSL
- a CDS encoding AEC family transporter; the protein is MVDFLFLLEKVSFLFFLVLLGFIIGRCFTIELKTISTLLLYVLSPIVIFSGTAKADLTPAYLAVPIIFFVICIVFGLLGLRVGQRCWKDNTQHLFALSCSTANTGYFGLPVAMAVLDDNGVALVIFSMLGITFYEYTVGFYIAARGRFSVKKSLLKLAKIPFIYAFSAGLILNLTELSLPGSIMGQLAVFKGAYTVLGMMLIGFSLANVGRQHIDWRLILFTTFSKYICWPLIITILILVDQQYTQWLDQQIIFVMLLVAVVPLAANTIALAIELNVQPQKASIAVLTSTALGIIMIPLYLAILPGYLMNN
- a CDS encoding ArsB/NhaD family transporter, with the translated sequence MSNTQQVASELATHSVHSVSTGVTITFVIILVLMIVSLALEEKIHAKKSLIVAVFAAISLLLGAFFELLPFGSIALPNGHEINMPVFIPAVDWGVIAIILGSSIFVDVTSRSGLFTWVAIKLTKASAGDPLKLLWYYGMMTVIFSAVLNNVTAMIIVGSLTAVSLNKLNRSEKLLGFLLIQGLLTNIGGLLTLISSVPNIIVGNTAGISFVAFFLKASPYVLVATVITLWMGSKLFAIQSLASEEEKSQAKELVASFDERDGIESKRFFQFAGVMLIMFILTIATTSILPLVKDLGMGFVALGFATVMMIRYKSEVDQFYKAVDWDLITFFCALFVVINVMEHAQVLDLIGKGITALIGTEETAVGTSILLILSAIFSSVTDNIPLAAMLAKILDTASTASDSSLWWSVVFGANLGGNLTPIGSASTLVAVTIMHKYELSLSFAGFVKKALPFAVLHIILATVYVLIA